A single Osmerus mordax isolate fOsmMor3 chromosome 7, fOsmMor3.pri, whole genome shotgun sequence DNA region contains:
- the atp5f1e gene encoding ATP synthase subunit epsilon, mitochondrial codes for MVAYWRQAGLSYIRFSAICASVVRSALKPQFKAEALKLAEANVKVSKPK; via the exons ATGGTTGCATACTGGAGACAAGCGGGCCTAAG CTACATTCGCTTCTCTGCGATCTGCGCGAGTGTCGTGCGCTCGGCGCTCAAGCCACAGTTTAAAGCTGAAGCACTGAAGCTCGCTGAAGCCAACGTCAAAGTATCCAAACCAAAATAA